One Methanolobus sp. WCC4 DNA segment encodes these proteins:
- a CDS encoding PGF-pre-PGF domain-containing protein yields MQSTAFAAVADYPVLDVIGDRFVDENSLLSFTLSADDSENDTLTFTCPDIDSIAGATLDPSSGLFEWTPTYEQADEYLVQFVVSDGSNIDSEYITITVKNTNRAPVFSVIPDSSTNENEEIQLTLDTTDEDSDILAFSKDVSFGTLDGNVFTWTPDYDDQGEHEIVFSVTDGSSTVTQSALINVSNVNRGTILYSISDVSVPENTPVTIQLNGFDADGDELGYSSSSLPSGSTFDSDTGLFQWSNPTSGTYDLTFRVTDSYASDTKYPQIVVGATSEHPPNLNSIDSKSINEGSEVSFDITALDDDNDKIDISLVSPPSGSYLIGSGSSVSFVWIPGYEQAGSYKVEFKVSETNTKYRFATYQVVDIIVNDVNRAPVINTVADYIVAENDILYVDLSATDLDGDTLTYSTDSSLGIVRGNTFICTPDYNDEGVYDVLYTVSDGSLKNSATATITVTDSNMPPKINSISPMEVAINNTLDFSLSVSDEDVSDTFSYKALDLPSNASFDESSGSFEWTPSSDDIGDYSVSFYVSDSSHEDYETVSITVTETSSSSSSTTSSSSSGGGGGGGSMTTGEPYKNVAFKDYVLRPVIRDTETVFSFNKDENSITSISFTSMRNAGQIKAMVEMLKGTSSLVDGEAPGTVYRNLNIWVGDSKFSSDTLSDIIIKFKIESSWFDPDDHDPELIELYRYHDGSWNPLETSLTGEDDEYFYYEAETSGFSSFAILVPPEIKEISMAEEDSTIDGTMMSLDDEMPEGESVQPASQDSKRSILLLFVIAIIGSFVFLGYRYRFYYDELYKQIANPDGKRYRRIKR; encoded by the coding sequence TTGCAATCAACGGCATTCGCGGCAGTAGCTGATTATCCAGTTCTGGATGTGATAGGTGACCGCTTTGTCGATGAGAATAGTTTACTCAGCTTCACATTATCTGCAGATGATTCTGAGAATGATACTCTTACATTCACCTGTCCTGATATTGATTCAATTGCGGGTGCAACACTCGATCCTTCTTCCGGTCTTTTTGAATGGACTCCCACTTATGAACAGGCTGATGAATATCTTGTTCAGTTCGTGGTTTCCGATGGTTCTAACATTGATTCTGAATACATAACGATTACAGTGAAAAACACAAATCGTGCACCTGTTTTTTCAGTCATTCCAGATTCATCAACAAATGAGAATGAAGAGATTCAATTAACACTTGATACAACTGACGAGGATTCGGACATTCTCGCCTTTTCAAAGGATGTTTCATTTGGAACCCTTGATGGCAATGTTTTCACATGGACACCTGATTATGATGATCAGGGAGAGCATGAGATTGTTTTCAGTGTGACTGACGGTTCATCTACAGTGACCCAGAGTGCTTTGATCAATGTTTCCAATGTGAACAGGGGTACGATACTGTATTCCATAAGTGATGTTTCAGTTCCTGAAAATACACCTGTTACAATTCAGTTGAATGGTTTTGATGCTGATGGAGACGAGCTTGGCTATTCTTCAAGTAGTTTACCTTCTGGATCAACATTTGATTCGGATACTGGTTTGTTCCAATGGTCAAATCCAACTTCTGGAACTTATGATTTGACTTTTCGCGTTACAGATAGTTATGCTTCAGATACAAAATATCCACAAATCGTAGTTGGTGCTACTTCTGAACATCCTCCAAACCTGAATTCTATAGATTCTAAATCAATCAATGAGGGTTCAGAAGTATCATTTGATATTACAGCATTAGATGATGATAATGACAAGATTGATATTTCACTTGTATCTCCACCTTCAGGTTCATATTTAATAGGTAGTGGTTCTTCAGTTTCATTTGTATGGATTCCTGGTTATGAGCAGGCTGGCAGCTATAAAGTAGAATTCAAGGTTTCAGAAACCAACACAAAATACAGATTTGCTACATATCAGGTAGTTGACATCATAGTTAATGATGTGAACCGTGCTCCTGTAATCAATACTGTGGCAGATTACATCGTTGCTGAAAATGATATTCTTTATGTTGATCTGAGTGCAACTGATCTTGATGGTGACACACTCACTTATTCAACAGATAGCAGCCTTGGCATTGTACGCGGTAACACTTTCATATGTACACCGGATTACAATGATGAAGGTGTGTACGATGTGCTGTACACTGTATCAGATGGAAGTCTGAAAAATAGTGCCACAGCAACTATCACAGTTACTGATTCGAATATGCCTCCAAAGATCAATTCCATAAGTCCTATGGAGGTTGCAATAAACAATACACTGGATTTCTCTCTTTCAGTATCCGATGAGGATGTAAGTGATACATTCTCTTATAAGGCACTGGACCTGCCTTCGAATGCATCATTTGACGAGTCATCAGGTTCATTTGAATGGACTCCCTCCAGTGATGACATCGGTGATTATTCAGTTAGTTTCTATGTAAGCGACAGTTCTCATGAGGACTATGAGACCGTTTCAATAACTGTCACTGAGACTTCATCTTCCTCATCCAGCACGACTTCCAGCTCAAGCAGTGGTGGTGGAGGGGGCGGTGGTTCCATGACTACTGGTGAACCTTACAAGAACGTTGCCTTCAAGGACTATGTATTGAGACCGGTCATCAGGGATACTGAAACAGTGTTCTCATTCAATAAGGATGAGAATAGTATAACTTCGATAAGTTTCACATCCATGCGCAATGCAGGTCAGATAAAAGCAATGGTAGAGATGTTAAAAGGAACCTCATCTCTGGTTGATGGTGAGGCACCAGGGACGGTTTACAGGAACCTTAACATATGGGTTGGGGACTCGAAGTTCTCTTCCGACACTCTTTCTGACATTATCATCAAATTCAAGATCGAAAGCTCCTGGTTCGATCCTGATGACCACGACCCGGAACTGATAGAGTTGTACAGGTATCATGATGGTTCATGGAACCCATTGGAAACCTCTCTTACAGGCGAGGATGATGAATACTTCTATTATGAAGCAGAAACATCAGGATTCTCATCATTTGCTATCCTCGTTCCTCCCGAGATCAAGGAGATATCGATGGCAGAAGAGGATTCAACTATCGACGGGACAATGATGTCTCTGGATGATGAGATGCCTGAGGGTGAAAGCGTTCAGCCTGCTTCACAGGATAGTAAAAGGTCCATTTTACTGCTCTTTGTGATAGCTATCATCGGCTCATTCGTATTTCTGGGATATAGATACAGATTCTACTATGATGAGCTATACAAGCAGATCGCCAATCCGGACGGTAAGCGTTACAGACGCATTAAAAGGTAA
- a CDS encoding acetate--CoA ligase family protein: protein MLERMFSPNSVAVIGASRKEGKVGRAVLENLMQNSELIIIPINPGADEILGLPCYHNIMDVPDDKKPEMAVIVVPAKFVPQAIDECGQAGVSNVIVISAGFKEAGVEGARLERECISLCEQYGIDMIGPNCLGIIDTASGINASFAANMAYEGNIAMMSQSGAICTVTLDWAERIGVGFSKFISLGNKAVLAENDFLRMFEEDDTTAVIAAYLEGVKDGPEFIKIAQRVSRSKPIIIVKSGRTSVGSRAVSSHTGTLAGSDAAYNAGFKQGGVIRADSLEEMLDYSRAFSVCPLPEGRNIAIVTNAGGLGILTADACSNAGLSIASFEESTVERLREKLPPAANFYDPVDVLGDAGADLYEHALDVVLEDINVNGIIVLVSPQSMTDVPGIAETVAKKIQQSKKPILCNFAGGSRIAAGEGVLNSYGIPNYSSSERAVASMNALCNYFTIKNRKQEDPEKLKCNKEAARSFIDSASAGKRRTHGLESLDILKAYDIPVVDSRIAKTLPEAIKAAEDMGYPVVMKILSPDISHKTDVGGIRLNLKHADDVERAYNSMMSDVRHYMPDAAVTGVQLQKMVSGGKEVIIGMDRDPQFGPLLMFGLGGTYVEFLKDVSFAVAPISASEARHMVSSIKTYPLIAGVRGEAASDIDSIIQTLLKVSQLVTDFPEILEFEINPLMVMPEGQGCVAMDIRFTLDS, encoded by the coding sequence ATGCTGGAAAGAATGTTCAGTCCTAATTCAGTAGCGGTTATCGGTGCTTCCAGAAAAGAGGGTAAAGTAGGAAGGGCCGTACTTGAGAATCTCATGCAGAACAGTGAGCTCATCATTATACCAATAAATCCGGGTGCAGATGAGATACTGGGTCTGCCTTGCTATCACAACATAATGGATGTTCCGGATGATAAAAAGCCTGAAATGGCAGTTATCGTGGTTCCGGCAAAGTTCGTACCTCAGGCTATAGATGAATGCGGGCAGGCAGGTGTGAGCAATGTGATAGTGATCTCCGCCGGCTTCAAAGAGGCTGGCGTGGAGGGTGCACGTCTTGAACGTGAATGTATCTCCCTTTGTGAACAGTACGGCATCGATATGATCGGTCCTAACTGTCTTGGTATCATTGACACCGCATCAGGTATCAATGCATCATTTGCAGCCAACATGGCCTACGAGGGCAATATAGCAATGATGTCACAGTCCGGTGCAATATGCACGGTAACACTTGACTGGGCAGAGAGGATCGGTGTGGGTTTCTCGAAGTTCATAAGTCTGGGTAACAAAGCCGTCCTTGCGGAGAACGATTTCCTGAGAATGTTCGAAGAGGATGATACAACTGCTGTCATAGCAGCCTATCTTGAAGGGGTCAAGGACGGGCCTGAGTTCATAAAGATAGCACAACGTGTTTCCCGGTCAAAACCTATCATAATCGTAAAATCGGGGCGTACTTCCGTTGGTTCCAGGGCGGTATCATCTCATACCGGTACACTTGCAGGTTCGGATGCTGCCTACAACGCAGGTTTTAAGCAGGGAGGTGTCATCAGAGCTGATTCCCTTGAGGAAATGCTCGACTACAGCCGTGCTTTCTCTGTCTGTCCTTTGCCTGAGGGCAGGAATATCGCTATCGTAACAAATGCAGGTGGTCTTGGTATCCTGACAGCAGATGCGTGTTCCAATGCCGGACTCTCCATAGCCTCATTTGAAGAATCCACAGTTGAGCGTTTGAGGGAGAAATTACCTCCGGCAGCAAATTTCTATGACCCGGTGGACGTTCTCGGGGATGCCGGTGCGGACCTGTACGAGCATGCCCTTGATGTTGTCCTTGAGGATATCAATGTCAATGGTATCATTGTCCTTGTCTCGCCCCAGTCCATGACAGACGTTCCTGGAATCGCTGAAACTGTGGCAAAGAAGATACAGCAGTCGAAGAAACCCATACTCTGTAACTTTGCAGGTGGCAGCAGGATAGCTGCAGGCGAGGGAGTACTCAACAGCTATGGCATACCCAATTACTCCTCATCCGAAAGGGCAGTTGCAAGTATGAATGCCCTTTGTAACTATTTCACGATAAAGAACCGCAAACAGGAAGATCCTGAAAAACTGAAATGCAATAAGGAAGCTGCCCGTTCCTTCATAGATTCCGCCTCTGCTGGAAAAAGGAGGACGCATGGCCTTGAGTCACTTGATATACTCAAAGCATATGATATCCCGGTGGTGGATTCAAGGATCGCAAAGACACTTCCTGAAGCGATAAAGGCAGCAGAGGATATGGGATATCCTGTTGTCATGAAGATCCTGTCACCTGATATATCCCACAAGACAGATGTGGGTGGTATCCGTCTGAACCTTAAACATGCGGATGATGTTGAACGTGCCTATAATTCCATGATGTCCGATGTGAGACACTACATGCCCGATGCTGCGGTCACAGGTGTACAGCTCCAGAAGATGGTAAGCGGAGGAAAGGAGGTCATCATCGGAATGGACAGGGACCCGCAGTTCGGTCCGTTGCTCATGTTCGGTCTTGGAGGAACGTATGTTGAGTTCCTGAAGGACGTATCATTTGCTGTAGCTCCCATCAGTGCTTCAGAGGCAAGACATATGGTCTCATCGATCAAGACCTATCCACTTATCGCAGGTGTAAGAGGAGAGGCGGCATCGGATATTGATTCTATAATACAGACATTGCTGAAGGTATCACAACTTGTCACGGATTTCCCGGAGATACTGGAATTCGAGATCAATCCCTTAATGGTCATGCCTGAGGGTCAGGGTTGTGTTGCAATGGATATCAGGTTCACGCTGGATAGTTAA
- a CDS encoding phosphotransacetylase family protein, giving the protein MASILISSSEEYSGKSSICMGLGKIFQESGLKVGYMKPVGNLLIDVHGSLTDEDSEGIRKLLGIGDPAKYITPIHLTDSLIDDALKGVEKDLDKRLTEAYSVVSEDKDVLLIEGTGGIGGGSMYGLSDPEIAAKLDTKMLLVTRFDSISAVDRILCDIRIIGNDDMLTGLILNEVPLSMADRVNDIVVPFLEKKGIKVFGIIHEDDTLRSVFISEIVDDLHAEVLVAPDKLDQLVEHYLVGAMEVGSAIKYFRRQPNSAVITGGDRADLQMAAIESRVKCLILTGNMRPSGAVLASAEEAGIPVILVRGDTMNTIERMENLIGHAHIKQQVKLDRVVELLRNHLDIPAIAESIGIELKV; this is encoded by the coding sequence ATGGCTTCAATATTGATCAGTTCATCAGAAGAGTACTCTGGTAAGAGTTCTATTTGTATGGGTCTGGGGAAGATATTCCAGGAAAGTGGTCTGAAAGTGGGCTACATGAAACCGGTGGGAAATCTCCTCATAGATGTACATGGTTCACTTACGGATGAGGATTCTGAAGGTATCAGGAAATTACTTGGTATAGGAGATCCGGCAAAGTATATAACACCGATCCATCTCACTGACAGTCTCATAGACGATGCCCTCAAGGGTGTGGAAAAGGACCTTGATAAGAGGCTCACAGAGGCATATTCAGTGGTGTCTGAGGATAAGGATGTCCTCCTCATAGAAGGCACCGGAGGAATCGGTGGCGGTTCGATGTATGGTCTTTCTGACCCCGAGATCGCTGCAAAGCTTGACACTAAGATGCTCCTTGTTACACGTTTCGATTCAATTTCTGCAGTTGACAGGATACTGTGTGATATCCGTATCATTGGCAACGATGACATGCTCACAGGCCTGATACTCAATGAGGTTCCGTTGAGCATGGCTGACAGGGTGAACGATATAGTTGTTCCTTTCCTTGAGAAGAAGGGAATAAAGGTATTCGGCATAATACATGAGGATGACACTCTGCGTTCGGTATTTATCTCGGAGATCGTTGATGATCTTCATGCAGAGGTCCTTGTGGCACCTGACAAACTGGACCAGCTTGTAGAGCATTATCTTGTCGGTGCCATGGAGGTAGGCTCTGCGATAAAATACTTCAGACGCCAGCCTAACAGTGCAGTTATCACTGGTGGTGACAGGGCAGATCTCCAGATGGCTGCTATCGAATCACGTGTGAAATGCCTTATTCTCACTGGTAATATGCGTCCAAGCGGAGCTGTCCTTGCAAGTGCAGAGGAGGCAGGGATCCCTGTTATACTCGTTCGCGGAGATACCATGAACACCATTGAAAGGATGGAGAACCTGATCGGCCATGCTCACATAAAACAACAGGTCAAGCTTGACAGGGTGGTGGAGCTTCTGCGGAACCATCTCGATATACCTGCGATCGCAGAGAGCATTGGTATAGAATTGAAGGTATGA
- the acs gene encoding acetate--CoA ligase — MGERTGARKDIDGFEPSEKFSENAVANDPDIYRKAEEDPEGFWEQNANNIHWYKQWDKVLEWEPPHSKWFLGGKLNACYNCLDVNLEKRADKIALLWEGENGEIRKYTYQELLDEVCKLANVLKDSGVRKGEIVTIYLPMIPEVIIAMLACARIGAPHSVVFAAFSGDSLATRIDNANSRLLITCDGYSRRGKVVEQKNKVDEGISSIDLLERVIVVKNSGSDISMKEGRDVWWHDVMKDAATSCEPEIMDSEDMLFLMYTSGTTGTPKGIVHTTGGYMVATHTTSKFVFDLKEDDIYWCTADAGWITGHSYIVYGPLSNGATLLTYEGAPDYPDKDRYWDIIERHKVTILYTAPTAIRTFMKWGTSWTQMHDISSLRLLGSVGEPINPEAWKWYHKNIGMGRCPIVDTWWQTETGMIMISPLPGVTTTKPGSATMAFPGITAAVLDDNGNETAPGEDGVLAILEPWPSMVRTVFGNEERFIETYWSKWDKKTYFAGDGAKRDDDGYFWIIGRVDDVIKVAGHRIGSAEFESIMVSHPSVAEAGVVGKKDELKGEVIYCYVTLKLGEEENEELKKELNQYAVKNIGPFARPKQIIFSDDLPKTRSGKIMRRVLKAIANNKDPGDVTTLQDPAVVDMLKERTRELESQP, encoded by the coding sequence ATGGGAGAAAGAACAGGAGCTCGAAAAGATATTGATGGATTCGAACCATCGGAAAAGTTCTCAGAAAATGCTGTCGCCAATGACCCTGATATCTACAGGAAAGCTGAAGAAGACCCTGAAGGATTCTGGGAGCAGAATGCGAACAATATTCACTGGTACAAACAATGGGACAAAGTACTGGAATGGGAACCTCCTCACTCGAAATGGTTCCTCGGTGGTAAGCTCAATGCATGTTACAACTGTCTTGACGTAAACCTTGAGAAGCGTGCAGACAAGATAGCCCTGCTGTGGGAAGGGGAGAATGGAGAGATTCGCAAATATACCTATCAGGAACTGCTGGATGAGGTCTGTAAACTTGCGAATGTCCTGAAGGATTCCGGGGTCAGAAAAGGGGAGATCGTTACCATATATCTTCCAATGATACCTGAGGTCATCATAGCAATGCTTGCATGTGCCCGCATAGGAGCACCACATAGTGTAGTGTTTGCAGCATTCTCCGGTGATTCCCTTGCCACACGCATCGATAACGCCAACAGTCGACTCCTTATAACCTGTGACGGTTACTCACGCAGGGGAAAGGTCGTTGAGCAGAAGAACAAGGTAGATGAGGGGATCAGCTCCATTGATCTTCTGGAAAGGGTCATCGTTGTTAAGAACAGTGGTAGTGATATTTCCATGAAAGAGGGGAGAGATGTCTGGTGGCACGATGTCATGAAAGACGCTGCTACCTCTTGTGAACCGGAGATAATGGACTCAGAGGATATGCTGTTCCTGATGTATACCAGCGGCACTACAGGTACACCAAAGGGTATAGTCCACACAACCGGCGGTTATATGGTGGCCACTCATACCACGTCAAAGTTCGTATTCGACCTTAAGGAAGATGACATCTACTGGTGTACAGCGGATGCCGGGTGGATAACCGGACACTCATACATCGTCTACGGACCACTTTCCAATGGTGCCACACTTCTCACCTACGAAGGTGCTCCTGATTATCCTGACAAGGACAGGTACTGGGACATTATCGAAAGACACAAGGTCACGATACTTTACACCGCACCTACAGCCATCAGGACATTCATGAAATGGGGAACATCGTGGACTCAGATGCATGATATCTCATCACTCAGGCTCCTCGGTTCGGTAGGTGAACCAATCAATCCGGAAGCATGGAAATGGTATCATAAGAACATCGGAATGGGAAGATGCCCCATAGTCGATACATGGTGGCAGACCGAAACCGGTATGATAATGATATCACCGCTTCCGGGAGTCACAACCACAAAACCAGGAAGTGCGACAATGGCATTTCCCGGAATAACAGCAGCCGTTCTGGATGATAACGGGAACGAGACTGCACCGGGGGAAGATGGGGTCCTGGCCATACTGGAACCCTGGCCAAGCATGGTCCGTACAGTATTTGGAAACGAGGAACGTTTCATCGAAACATACTGGAGCAAATGGGATAAAAAGACATATTTCGCAGGCGATGGTGCAAAAAGGGATGATGATGGTTATTTCTGGATCATAGGTCGTGTTGACGATGTCATCAAAGTTGCAGGACATCGTATCGGAAGTGCAGAGTTCGAGAGCATCATGGTATCACATCCATCTGTTGCCGAAGCCGGCGTAGTAGGAAAGAAGGATGAACTCAAGGGAGAGGTCATCTACTGCTATGTCACACTAAAGCTGGGTGAAGAGGAAAATGAGGAACTCAAAAAAGAACTCAACCAATATGCTGTGAAGAACATTGGACCCTTTGCACGTCCAAAACAAATAATATTCTCTGATGATCTCCCAAAGACCAGAAGTGGCAAGATCATGAGAAGGGTTCTCAAAGCTATTGCCAACAATAAGGATCCCGGGGATGTGACCACACTGCAGGACCCTGCTGTGGTCGACATGTTAAAAGAGAGGACCAGAGAACTGGAATCACAGCCATAA
- a CDS encoding flavodoxin family protein gives MKILGISGSPKPGQNNDTLIKELLDIAEKRGFETDAVFLSSSKIAPCTACGVCAKGEPCVIDDDMQPVYDKLVEADAIVVSSPVYFGTMTAQLKALCDRSVVHRRQGFKLSNKLGAAMAIGGSRNGGQEKTIQTIHEWMHIHGMIIVGDGGHFGGILKKPAAEDEEGMKTAVDTINKVCDVLEMMKK, from the coding sequence ATGAAGATACTCGGAATATCAGGAAGTCCTAAACCCGGACAGAACAATGATACATTGATAAAGGAACTGCTGGACATAGCAGAAAAAAGAGGTTTTGAGACCGATGCTGTGTTCCTCTCATCATCAAAGATAGCACCATGTACTGCCTGCGGGGTTTGTGCAAAAGGTGAACCATGTGTTATCGACGACGACATGCAGCCAGTATATGACAAACTCGTAGAGGCTGATGCGATCGTAGTATCCTCACCAGTGTACTTCGGAACAATGACAGCACAGCTTAAAGCCCTTTGCGACAGGAGTGTCGTTCACAGAAGACAGGGATTCAAGCTCAGCAACAAGCTCGGTGCAGCAATGGCCATCGGAGGTTCAAGGAACGGCGGCCAGGAGAAGACCATCCAGACCATACACGAATGGATGCATATCCACGGCATGATAATCGTAGGAGATGGCGGACACTTCGGCGGTATTCTCAAGAAGCCTGCTGCAGAGGATGAGGAAGGCATGAAGACCGCAGTTGACACCATCAACAAGGTCTGTGATGTCCTTGAAATGATGAAAAAATAA
- a CDS encoding phosphoglycerate kinase codes for MLTTRDYLTIDDFDIDGKTILVRVDLNTPMDPDGNILDDMRIKSHIPTIKDLDDAKVVLLAHQSRAGKNDFTTMKPHSQRMSQYLGKDVKYIDDIFGTYARNSIASMEKGDVILLENVRFYSEESIKRPASDHAGTHMVRKLSPLIDIFLNDAFAVSHRSHLSIMGFTETLPTGAGRVMQKEITSLDRGIKGGERPCIFVLGGAKVDDSLKVAENVLINGGADRVLVTGVVANVMLAASGVDIGKANLDFIESQGYTDQIERGKQVLEKFNGKIGLPIDVAFNDGGKRVDGKVSELPGDNLPINDIGLETIVAFSEEIKNAKTVVLNGPAGLSEVDAFALGTHEIIKAAVDSEYSIAGGGHISAEVRNLGYEDKFSHLSTGGGACIDYLAGVKLPGIEALKTAATRYRLNG; via the coding sequence ATTTTGACTACCAGGGACTATCTTACTATTGATGATTTTGATATTGACGGAAAAACCATACTTGTGCGAGTGGACCTTAACACTCCAATGGACCCGGACGGAAACATTCTCGACGACATGAGAATAAAGAGTCACATACCTACTATCAAGGACCTTGATGATGCAAAGGTCGTACTTCTAGCACACCAGAGCAGGGCAGGAAAGAACGATTTTACCACAATGAAGCCCCATTCACAACGTATGTCCCAGTATCTTGGTAAGGACGTGAAGTACATTGATGATATATTCGGTACATATGCACGTAATTCAATTGCTTCCATGGAGAAAGGGGACGTTATCCTGCTTGAGAATGTCAGGTTCTACTCCGAGGAAAGTATAAAAAGACCTGCTTCCGATCATGCAGGTACTCACATGGTCCGTAAGCTGTCTCCGCTGATAGACATCTTTCTGAATGATGCATTTGCGGTCTCTCACAGAAGCCATCTTTCCATCATGGGCTTCACCGAGACACTCCCTACCGGAGCAGGCAGGGTAATGCAGAAAGAGATAACCTCTCTTGACAGGGGTATAAAGGGTGGTGAAAGACCATGCATCTTCGTTCTTGGTGGTGCAAAGGTGGATGACTCCCTCAAGGTCGCAGAGAACGTTCTGATAAACGGTGGTGCTGACAGGGTGCTGGTTACCGGTGTTGTTGCGAATGTCATGCTTGCGGCATCTGGTGTCGACATCGGAAAGGCGAATCTCGATTTCATAGAGTCACAGGGTTATACGGACCAGATCGAGAGAGGAAAACAGGTTCTTGAGAAGTTCAACGGTAAGATCGGTCTTCCTATCGATGTTGCTTTCAATGACGGTGGTAAAAGGGTTGATGGAAAGGTCAGTGAACTCCCCGGTGATAACCTTCCTATAAATGACATCGGACTTGAGACCATTGTAGCTTTTTCTGAAGAGATCAAGAATGCAAAGACCGTTGTCCTTAATGGTCCTGCAGGACTTTCTGAGGTCGATGCTTTTGCACTTGGTACGCATGAGATCATCAAGGCAGCCGTGGATTCAGAGTATTCGATAGCTGGCGGTGGACACATATCTGCTGAGGTAAGGAACCTTGGTTATGAGGACAAGTTCTCTCATTTGAGTACCGGTGGCGGTGCCTGTATCGATTATCTTGCAGGTGTGAAGCTTCCCGGTATAGAGGCCCTGAAGACCGCAGCAACACGATACAGACTTAACGGATAA
- a CDS encoding TIGR00296 family protein, which translates to MSEGVKLLSHTEGQAAVQLARDAIETYLRTGEMLDGSEIQLPPIFNEVRGVFVTLTKDGDLRGCIGHPYADSHLRNAIADSALSAALRDPRFPPVDIKEINDITVEVTILTRPELMDVPPKKLPTSIKIGRHGLIVKSGYRQGLLLPQVAPENDFDEIEFLNHTCMKAGLPCDAWAQGAEVYAFEGQIFSEKEPNGEVVEKDFNDRECSGE; encoded by the coding sequence ATGAGCGAAGGGGTAAAACTACTTTCACATACCGAAGGTCAGGCTGCTGTTCAGCTTGCAAGGGATGCCATTGAGACGTATCTGAGAACCGGTGAGATGCTGGATGGGTCAGAGATCCAGTTGCCTCCCATATTCAATGAGGTCCGCGGGGTCTTCGTGACACTGACAAAGGATGGAGACCTCAGGGGTTGCATCGGCCATCCATATGCCGATTCCCATCTGAGGAACGCAATAGCTGATTCTGCTCTTTCCGCAGCTTTGAGGGATCCGAGGTTCCCACCGGTGGACATCAAAGAGATCAATGATATAACAGTAGAGGTCACCATACTGACCAGACCGGAACTTATGGATGTTCCTCCAAAGAAGCTACCTACGTCCATCAAGATAGGAAGACATGGCCTGATAGTCAAGAGCGGTTACAGGCAGGGTCTGCTTCTGCCACAGGTTGCACCGGAGAATGACTTTGATGAGATCGAGTTCCTGAACCATACATGTATGAAGGCAGGGTTGCCCTGTGATGCATGGGCTCAGGGTGCAGAGGTCTATGCCTTTGAAGGACAGATATTCTCCGAGAAAGAGCCGAATGGTGAGGTCGTTGAAAAGGATTTCAACGACAGGGAATGTTCAGGTGAGTGA
- a CDS encoding nucleoside 2-deoxyribosyltransferase has translation MDGKKQIYLAGPLFSQAERDFNVMLRDRLVEMGFSVFLPQEDGADTESSRLEDRQRNIFENDVRGVDGSDIVLAVLDGGSDVDSGTAWEMGYAYAKGIPVLGLKTDFRTFGDEGIINLMMEMSIEALERDIESILKVLENYL, from the coding sequence ATGGACGGAAAAAAACAGATCTACTTGGCAGGCCCTCTTTTTTCACAGGCAGAAAGGGACTTTAACGTAATGCTCAGGGACAGGTTGGTGGAAATGGGCTTTTCGGTATTCCTGCCACAGGAGGATGGTGCCGACACTGAGTCCAGTCGACTGGAGGACAGGCAGAGAAACATCTTTGAGAACGATGTTCGTGGTGTTGACGGGTCCGACATAGTACTGGCGGTACTGGATGGTGGCAGTGACGTGGATTCAGGAACCGCATGGGAGATGGGATATGCTTATGCAAAGGGAATTCCGGTCCTCGGACTGAAGACCGATTTCAGGACATTCGGTGACGAGGGTATCATCAATCTCATGATGGAAATGTCAATTGAAGCACTTGAAAGGGATATAGAGAGTATCCTCAAAGTGCTTGAGAACTACCTCTGA